The Halanaerobium praevalens DSM 2228 genome contains a region encoding:
- a CDS encoding FAD-dependent oxidoreductase: MSNNIIILGAGYGGVAAGQTLHKKLKKYPDSTITLIDKNPYHTLLTELHELAGNRIEEDAIKVNLERIFSSTRVNLVQDEINDIDFEKQVLSSSNHQYNYDYLIMGTGSKASDCGVKGVDEHAFTLWSIADSLNIKNHVKKCMQEARITDEPDQRKELLSFAVAGGGFTGVEMVGELIEWLTEYSKKYNIPWNEIEIYNFEGLDRILPSLNEKLVKKAMNYMKKKGVNVKTGEFVNKIEADKLILNNGEEIKAKTIIWTCGVEAADFAANSGLETDKANRIKVNKYLQTENYSNVYAIGDNAAAPWKKDKILPALVESAQQTGQCAAKNIVAEIKGADKEELDPNLHGVMVSVGSSYAVAEVMGLSLTGIPAMFMKHSVNMFYRFELGGIKETYSLISEYLEEQASQKGLLAQLFGFVSQKSRSLWLVLLRVFVGIMWLYEGYSKVRDGWLFSGDYLVSGASASPIGDYAVGWYVWLNEAIIFKFPLFFQIVVTLSMIGIGLSLISGLFASLGALGSAAFSVNFLLAGQYAHWSSEYPGHFSPLFWFFFASIALIGSGRSFGLDYYVLPWLKKIIWRRPKNKDQDLKQVVNKK, encoded by the coding sequence TTGAGTAATAACATCATTATTTTGGGAGCAGGTTATGGAGGAGTAGCTGCTGGGCAAACTCTACATAAAAAGTTAAAAAAATATCCTGATTCTACAATTACTCTAATTGACAAGAATCCGTATCATACTTTACTAACTGAATTACATGAGTTAGCAGGTAATAGAATTGAAGAAGATGCTATTAAAGTCAACTTAGAGAGAATTTTTTCTTCCACAAGAGTTAATTTAGTCCAAGATGAAATAAATGATATCGATTTTGAGAAACAAGTTTTAAGTTCTAGCAATCACCAATATAATTATGATTATTTAATTATGGGTACAGGTAGTAAAGCAAGTGATTGTGGAGTCAAAGGCGTCGATGAACACGCTTTTACATTATGGTCGATTGCTGACTCATTAAATATTAAAAATCATGTAAAAAAATGCATGCAAGAAGCTAGAATTACTGATGAACCTGATCAAAGAAAAGAGCTTTTATCATTTGCAGTTGCTGGTGGAGGCTTTACTGGAGTTGAAATGGTGGGTGAATTAATTGAATGGCTAACTGAGTATAGCAAAAAATATAATATTCCTTGGAATGAAATAGAAATTTATAATTTTGAAGGCCTTGATAGAATTCTTCCTTCCCTTAATGAAAAATTAGTAAAAAAAGCTATGAATTACATGAAGAAAAAGGGAGTAAATGTTAAAACAGGCGAATTTGTCAATAAAATAGAAGCAGATAAATTAATTTTAAATAATGGAGAAGAAATTAAGGCTAAAACTATTATTTGGACTTGTGGAGTGGAGGCTGCAGATTTCGCTGCTAACTCTGGCTTAGAAACTGATAAAGCAAACAGAATTAAAGTTAATAAATATCTACAAACAGAAAATTATTCCAATGTTTATGCCATTGGTGATAATGCAGCAGCACCATGGAAAAAAGATAAAATTTTACCAGCTTTAGTTGAATCAGCCCAACAAACTGGTCAATGTGCTGCTAAAAATATTGTGGCAGAAATTAAAGGTGCTGATAAAGAAGAACTTGATCCAAACTTACATGGAGTAATGGTTTCAGTGGGAAGCAGTTATGCTGTAGCTGAAGTAATGGGTTTATCTTTAACTGGTATTCCAGCTATGTTTATGAAACATTCAGTTAATATGTTTTATCGTTTTGAACTAGGTGGAATTAAAGAAACATATAGTTTAATTTCAGAATATCTGGAGGAACAAGCTTCTCAAAAAGGTTTATTAGCTCAGCTTTTCGGTTTTGTGAGTCAAAAATCTAGATCGCTTTGGTTAGTTCTTTTAAGAGTTTTTGTAGGAATAATGTGGCTTTATGAAGGCTACTCAAAAGTAAGAGATGGCTGGTTATTTAGTGGAGATTATTTAGTTTCTGGAGCTTCTGCTTCTCCCATTGGTGATTATGCAGTTGGCTGGTATGTCTGGTTAAATGAAGCAATTATCTTTAAGTTTCCACTTTTCTTCCAAATTGTAGTCACTCTAAGTATGATCGGAATTGGTCTTTCTTTAATTTCAGGCTTATTTGCCTCACTTGGTGCTTTAGGATCAGCTGCTTTTTCAGTTAACTTTTTATTAGCTGGTCAATATGCACACTGGTCTAGTGAATATCCAGGTCACTTTAGTCCATTATTTTGGTTCTTTTTCGCTTCTATTGCCTTAATTGGTTCTGGACGTTCTTTTGGCCTAGATTATTATGTTTTACCGTGGTTGAAAAAGATAATTTGGCGGAGACCTAAAAATAAAGATCAAGATTTAAAACAAGTAGTAAATAAAAAATAA
- a CDS encoding PFL family protein, which produces MLNTYEIMETVRMLEEEKLDIRTITMGISLADCADSNGKKAREKIYNKITNYAGDLVKTAAEIELKYDIPIINKRISVTPISLIAAASNDSDYVEFAKVLDKAAKEVGVDFIGGFSALVQKGMTKADKKLINSIPRALSETERVCGSVNIGTTRAGLNMDAIALMGQIVKECAELTAAQGGVAASKLVVFANAPEDNPFMAGAFHGVGEGECMINVGISGPGTVKSALTRVKGESFDQVAETIKKTAFKITRMGQLVAQEASEKLGVTAGIVDLSLAPTPAVGDSVARILEEIGVEVAGSHGTTAALALLNDAVKKGGVMASSHVGGLSGAFIPVSEDAGMIEAVEKGALNLEKLEAMTAVCSVGLDMIAVPGKTTADTIAAIIADEAAIGMVNSKTTAVRIIPVPGKDVGEEVVYGGLFGKAPIMKVSDYSSSNFIARGGRIPAPLQSLKN; this is translated from the coding sequence ATGTTAAATACATATGAAATTATGGAAACAGTGAGAATGTTAGAAGAAGAGAAATTAGATATTAGAACAATTACAATGGGAATTTCTTTAGCTGATTGTGCAGATAGTAATGGCAAAAAGGCACGAGAAAAGATATATAATAAAATTACTAATTATGCAGGTGATTTAGTGAAGACAGCTGCAGAAATTGAATTAAAATATGATATTCCTATTATTAATAAAAGAATTTCGGTAACCCCGATTTCACTTATAGCAGCTGCTAGTAATGACTCAGATTATGTAGAATTTGCTAAAGTTTTAGATAAAGCAGCTAAGGAAGTAGGAGTTGACTTTATTGGAGGTTTTTCTGCTTTAGTTCAAAAAGGAATGACCAAAGCTGACAAAAAATTAATTAATTCAATTCCAAGAGCTTTATCTGAAACAGAAAGAGTGTGTGGCTCTGTAAATATTGGGACTACTAGAGCTGGTTTAAATATGGATGCTATAGCTTTAATGGGTCAAATAGTAAAAGAATGTGCTGAGCTAACTGCTGCTCAAGGTGGGGTAGCAGCTAGTAAATTAGTAGTTTTTGCTAATGCGCCTGAAGATAATCCTTTTATGGCTGGTGCTTTTCATGGAGTTGGTGAAGGAGAATGTATGATAAATGTTGGTATTTCTGGCCCGGGAACTGTTAAGTCTGCTTTAACAAGGGTTAAAGGAGAATCCTTTGATCAAGTTGCTGAAACAATTAAAAAAACAGCCTTTAAAATCACAAGAATGGGTCAATTAGTTGCTCAAGAAGCATCCGAAAAGCTAGGAGTAACTGCTGGTATTGTTGATCTTTCATTAGCTCCAACTCCAGCAGTAGGAGATAGTGTAGCTCGTATATTGGAAGAAATAGGGGTTGAAGTTGCTGGCAGCCATGGAACAACTGCTGCTCTGGCACTTTTAAATGATGCAGTTAAAAAAGGAGGAGTAATGGCTTCATCTCATGTTGGAGGCTTAAGTGGTGCTTTTATTCCTGTTAGTGAAGATGCTGGAATGATTGAAGCAGTTGAAAAAGGTGCTTTAAATTTAGAAAAATTAGAAGCAATGACTGCTGTTTGCTCAGTTGGACTTGATATGATAGCTGTACCTGGTAAAACCACAGCAGATACTATTGCAGCAATTATTGCAGATGAAGCTGCAATTGGAATGGTTAATAGTAAAACAACAGCAGTTAGAATAATTCCTGTTCCAGGTAAAGATGTTGGAGAAGAAGTAGTTTATGGTGGATTATTTGGTAAAGCTCCAATAATGAAAGTTAGTGATTATTCCAGCTCTAATTTTATTGCTCGGGGTGGTAGAATACCAGCACCTTTACAAAGTCTTAAAAATTAG
- a CDS encoding FAD:protein FMN transferase — MSKKKKILLFSILIMMILFLTACNNQSELKKVEDNAFLMDTLVKVRAHGNGAEKAVKESIDQIEAIENLMSKTVTKSDVYKLNHNPKKEIIIAPETMVVLKKAKKYANLTAGDFDPTLGALVNLWGIGTKNPTVPQPSAIEKALKNTGYQYLDLNEESAKLTQAKVKIDLGGIVKGYAADSVRKIMKKNEVKHAFVNLGGNVLVIGDKVDGSAWKIGIQDPRKGRGSVMAIVAAKDMTIVTSGNYERYFEENGKLYHHIIDPKTGYPAQNNLLSVSIISSSSFDADALSTSIYVMGLKKGMKFIETIDEVEAMFITKELDVYLSSGLKELVEIKNKDFNLIEGEYFAN; from the coding sequence TTGTCTAAAAAGAAAAAAATATTGTTATTTAGTATTTTAATTATGATGATACTTTTTTTAACTGCCTGTAATAATCAATCTGAGTTAAAAAAAGTAGAAGATAATGCTTTTTTAATGGATACCTTAGTTAAGGTTAGAGCTCATGGAAATGGTGCTGAAAAGGCTGTTAAAGAGAGTATTGATCAAATAGAAGCCATTGAAAATTTAATGAGTAAAACAGTAACAAAAAGTGATGTTTATAAACTAAATCATAATCCGAAAAAAGAAATTATAATAGCTCCAGAAACAATGGTAGTTTTAAAAAAAGCTAAAAAATATGCTAATTTAACTGCTGGTGATTTTGATCCTACTTTAGGAGCTTTAGTTAATTTATGGGGAATAGGAACTAAAAATCCAACTGTACCTCAGCCTTCTGCAATTGAAAAAGCTTTAAAAAATACTGGTTATCAGTACTTAGATCTAAATGAAGAATCTGCTAAATTAACACAAGCTAAAGTAAAAATTGATTTAGGTGGCATAGTTAAGGGTTATGCTGCTGATAGTGTGCGAAAAATTATGAAAAAAAATGAAGTAAAACACGCTTTTGTTAACCTTGGTGGAAATGTTTTAGTTATTGGTGATAAGGTTGATGGCTCAGCTTGGAAAATAGGAATTCAAGATCCAAGAAAAGGAAGAGGTTCTGTAATGGCTATAGTTGCAGCTAAAGATATGACAATAGTAACTTCAGGTAATTATGAAAGATACTTTGAAGAAAATGGTAAATTATATCACCATATTATTGATCCTAAAACTGGTTATCCAGCTCAAAATAATCTGTTAAGTGTAAGTATTATTAGCAGTAGCTCATTTGATGCTGATGCTCTTTCAACCTCAATTTATGTGATGGGTTTAAAAAAAGGAATGAAATTTATCGAAACCATTGATGAAGTTGAAGCTATGTTTATAACTAAAGAGCTTGATGTTTATCTTTCTTCTGGCTTAAAAGAGTTAGTTGAAATAAAAAATAAAGATTTCAATTTAATTGAAGGTGAGTATTTTGCTAATTGA
- a CDS encoding aldose epimerase family protein: MSQVTISQKKFGELKDGRKADLYILENKNDLKIEITNYGARIVRLYTPDKNGNLADIVLGYDNLEQYLSDPNYFGAIIGRYSNRIAGATFELNKQKHHLEINERINGQACCLHGGQDGFDSQLWTAEKVELNGKKSIKLTHLSQEGEGGFPGNLKAVVYYTLTSDNKLRVEYRAETDQPTVVNLTQHSYFNLKGQGNSTIADHLLYLKADKYTPITENLIPTGEIRSVKNSPFDFRNTKKISAGLKSKHKQLELANGYDHNFVLNKTEKELELAARLKERKSGRQLEVWTTEPGIQFYSGNEIILSKKAKNNKNYSSRSGLCLETQHYPNSPNQENFPATVLRPGEKYRTVTEFKFDLIQ; encoded by the coding sequence ATGAGTCAAGTAACTATTTCTCAAAAAAAATTTGGCGAATTAAAAGATGGCAGAAAAGCAGATTTATATATCTTAGAAAATAAAAATGATCTCAAAATTGAAATTACAAATTATGGAGCTAGAATAGTTCGACTTTATACTCCAGATAAAAATGGTAATTTAGCAGATATAGTTTTAGGTTATGATAATTTAGAGCAATATTTGAGTGATCCCAATTATTTTGGGGCAATAATTGGTCGCTATAGTAATCGAATTGCAGGAGCTACATTTGAGTTAAATAAGCAAAAACATCATTTAGAAATAAATGAAAGAATAAATGGTCAAGCTTGTTGTTTACATGGTGGTCAAGATGGATTTGATAGTCAATTATGGACTGCAGAAAAAGTTGAATTAAATGGTAAAAAATCAATTAAGCTGACTCATTTAAGCCAAGAAGGAGAAGGTGGTTTTCCTGGTAACTTAAAGGCTGTGGTTTATTATACTCTGACATCTGATAATAAATTAAGAGTTGAATATAGAGCAGAAACTGATCAGCCAACAGTAGTAAATTTGACTCAGCATAGTTATTTTAATTTAAAAGGTCAGGGAAACTCAACTATAGCAGATCATTTATTATATCTTAAAGCAGATAAATATACTCCAATTACTGAAAATCTGATTCCAACTGGTGAAATTAGATCAGTTAAGAACTCTCCCTTTGATTTTAGAAATACTAAAAAAATATCTGCTGGCCTTAAATCTAAACATAAGCAGCTAGAGTTAGCTAATGGTTATGATCATAATTTTGTTTTAAATAAAACAGAAAAAGAACTTGAATTAGCTGCTAGGTTGAAAGAAAGAAAAAGTGGGAGGCAGCTTGAGGTCTGGACAACTGAGCCTGGAATTCAGTTTTATAGTGGAAATGAAATTATTTTGTCTAAAAAAGCTAAAAATAATAAAAATTATAGTAGTCGGAGTGGACTTTGTTTAGAAACTCAGCATTATCCCAATTCACCTAATCAAGAAAATTTTCCTGCTACTGTTTTAAGACCAGGTGAAAAATATCGAACAGTAACAGAATTTAAATTTGATTTAATTCAATAA
- a CDS encoding class I SAM-dependent DNA methyltransferase — MEQSYTTYFAEIYDQIMESVPYDYWYRYLQDLLIYYQQEPKKILELAAGTSNMTLRLIELESLNQITALDLSSAMITKAQEKLEYKLQESNSFKKYSVKDRFKYLIEQDKRKFSLQFEVQDMKDFYFKNQFDLIVSFFDSLNYLTEKAELEACFKNAANSLTENGLFIFDLNSIGRIKTIAEKSVVFEDPSYECFWQDIVNKDKNLWKVKLKICPNNKALPCFEEVHTERGYKISTVLDLLANSGFQAVDVYNAFSFAQGKNNSDRLYFVAAKAQSRLEKNQGLLKKIYFNAKNRVDYFLVNLKYLF; from the coding sequence ATGGAACAAAGTTATACAACTTATTTTGCTGAAATTTATGATCAAATAATGGAAAGTGTTCCTTATGATTATTGGTATAGATATTTACAAGATCTTTTAATTTATTATCAGCAAGAGCCAAAAAAAATATTAGAATTAGCTGCTGGAACTTCTAATATGACTTTAAGATTAATTGAGTTAGAGAGTTTAAATCAAATTACTGCTTTAGATTTATCTTCTGCCATGATTACTAAAGCTCAAGAAAAACTAGAGTATAAATTACAGGAAAGTAATTCTTTTAAAAAATATTCTGTAAAAGATAGGTTTAAATATTTAATTGAGCAAGATAAAAGGAAATTTTCTCTTCAATTTGAGGTTCAAGATATGAAAGATTTTTATTTTAAAAATCAATTTGATTTAATAGTTTCTTTTTTCGATAGTTTGAATTATTTGACAGAAAAAGCAGAACTAGAAGCTTGTTTTAAAAATGCAGCTAATTCTTTAACTGAAAACGGATTATTTATTTTTGATTTGAATTCAATCGGTAGAATAAAAACTATTGCAGAAAAATCTGTAGTATTTGAAGATCCAAGTTATGAATGCTTTTGGCAAGATATTGTTAATAAAGACAAAAATTTATGGAAAGTAAAGTTAAAAATTTGTCCAAATAACAAAGCACTGCCTTGTTTTGAGGAAGTTCATACTGAGCGAGGTTATAAAATTTCTACTGTTTTAGATTTGCTTGCTAATAGTGGGTTTCAGGCTGTAGATGTTTATAATGCTTTTAGTTTTGCTCAGGGTAAAAACAATTCAGATCGTCTTTATTTTGTAGCTGCTAAAGCTCAATCTAGATTAGAGAAAAATCAAGGCTTATTAAAAAAGATATATTTTAATGCCAAAAATAGAGTTGACTATTTTTTAGTTAATTTAAAATATTTATTTTAA
- a CDS encoding ACT domain-containing protein, with amino-acid sequence MKAIISVIGLDQIGIIAEVSTILAEEKVNILDISQTILNDYFTMTMLINLDEVDISLEELKKKLQETGDRLGVSIKLQHEEIFRSMHRI; translated from the coding sequence TTGAAAGCAATTATTAGTGTTATTGGTCTTGATCAAATTGGAATTATTGCTGAAGTGAGTACTATTTTAGCAGAAGAAAAAGTTAATATTTTAGATATTAGTCAAACTATACTTAATGATTACTTTACAATGACAATGTTGATTAATTTAGATGAGGTTGATATTTCCTTGGAAGAATTAAAAAAGAAATTACAAGAAACAGGAGATAGACTAGGGGTTTCTATTAAACTGCAACATGAAGAAATTTTTCGTTCAATGCATAGAATTTAA
- the yihA gene encoding ribosome biogenesis GTP-binding protein YihA/YsxC encodes MKINKAEFYKSVYKYEDCPRLQQPEVAFSGRSNVGKSSLINRMTKQKKLARTSNTPGRTQCLNYFNVDDKFYLVDLPGYGFANVPQKVKDDWAELIDTYLNYRENLVGVVQIIDSRHKPTKDDKLMVNWLQASGLNFLIVATKVDKISNNKRAKQKKLIYQELNLTKDDNFTFFSSQNGEGSKEVYKYLEFLVKSAKEK; translated from the coding sequence ATGAAAATTAATAAGGCTGAATTTTATAAAAGTGTTTATAAATATGAAGACTGCCCCAGGCTACAGCAGCCTGAGGTAGCTTTTAGTGGGCGTTCTAATGTTGGTAAATCATCATTAATTAATCGAATGACAAAACAAAAAAAGTTAGCTAGAACAAGTAATACACCAGGAAGAACTCAGTGTTTAAACTATTTTAATGTTGATGACAAATTTTATTTAGTTGATTTACCAGGCTATGGATTTGCCAATGTACCTCAAAAAGTGAAAGATGATTGGGCTGAGTTGATTGATACTTATTTAAATTATAGAGAAAATTTAGTTGGAGTAGTTCAAATTATAGATTCCAGGCATAAGCCAACTAAAGATGATAAACTAATGGTAAATTGGCTTCAAGCTAGTGGTTTGAATTTTTTAATTGTTGCTACTAAAGTTGATAAAATTTCAAATAATAAAAGAGCTAAACAAAAAAAGTTAATCTATCAAGAATTGAATTTAACTAAAGATGATAATTTCACCTTCTTTTCTTCCCAAAACGGAGAGGGTAGTAAAGAAGTTTATAAGTATCTTGAGTTTTTAGTAAAATCGGCTAAAGAGAAATAG
- a CDS encoding polyprenyl synthetase family protein — translation MSILLIEDKFYQKICNKLNENILEITNSKRRIINEAVSDLIKGGGKKLRPFLMFLAASFGDYDQEKLLQLGSGIELLHMSSLLHDDVIDNAKLRRGKKTAQHKFGKEEAVFIGDFLLSRSFNIFFKYLDKSTLGKMNKNVSLLCEGEIEQSEKKFDLEISMRDYYRRIRHKTALFFALSSYLGAYVSGVRGKKLNLLYKLGLEIGMAFQIKDDLLDFEGEEEETGKILAQDLKEGIITLPVILLFNKEKYRNKYKRYNNKKLEPEVVASIIADLKVAGALDESQDILLRFINRVKKYLEQLPNNKAKKRLKKLVEAQIERKF, via the coding sequence GTGAGTATTTTGCTAATTGAAGATAAGTTTTATCAAAAAATATGTAATAAATTAAATGAAAATATATTAGAAATCACTAATTCTAAAAGAAGAATTATTAATGAAGCTGTTTCTGATTTAATTAAAGGTGGGGGAAAAAAATTAAGACCATTTTTAATGTTTTTAGCTGCTTCTTTTGGAGATTATGATCAAGAAAAACTGCTTCAATTAGGAAGTGGAATTGAATTGTTACATATGTCATCACTTTTACATGATGATGTAATAGATAATGCTAAATTGAGAAGAGGAAAAAAGACTGCTCAACATAAGTTTGGTAAAGAAGAAGCAGTGTTTATTGGTGATTTTTTATTATCACGTAGTTTTAATATTTTCTTTAAATATTTAGATAAATCAACTTTAGGCAAAATGAATAAAAATGTCAGTCTTTTATGTGAAGGTGAAATTGAACAATCTGAAAAAAAATTTGATTTAGAAATAAGCATGAGAGATTATTACCGACGGATTAGACATAAAACTGCTTTATTTTTTGCTTTAAGTAGTTACCTTGGAGCTTATGTAAGTGGAGTTAGAGGTAAAAAATTAAATTTATTATATAAATTAGGCTTAGAAATAGGGATGGCTTTTCAGATCAAAGATGATTTGCTTGATTTTGAAGGTGAAGAAGAAGAGACTGGTAAAATTTTAGCCCAAGATCTAAAAGAAGGAATAATTACTTTACCTGTGATTTTACTTTTTAATAAAGAAAAATATAGAAATAAGTACAAAAGATACAATAACAAAAAACTTGAGCCTGAAGTAGTTGCAAGCATTATAGCAGATTTGAAAGTTGCAGGAGCTTTAGATGAAAGCCAAGATATTCTTCTGCGTTTTATTAATAGAGTTAAGAAATATCTTGAACAGTTACCAAATAATAAAGCAAAAAAAAGATTGAAAAAATTAGTTGAGGCTCAAATAGAAAGAAAATTTTAG
- a CDS encoding methyl-accepting chemotaxis protein: MIFLKKEESFLSFSENIKLSKSLSTKIIAIIALVIILGMGGLGYSINKTVNEEITELARERNNGIAEKMEAEISSFLQEKKAVIDFLATQSEVKNASSKELLVLLNSVVENYDEFQNLYLGTPAGEMMIAPEDNLPADYDPRVRPWYKNAQKTDQAVWTDTYRDAGSGNLIISVAKKVRDQNGDFVGIIAGDISLAGISSLVATTKVGETGYTFMIDSEAKLLAHPDQKLVADRFDVSQLFDTSAATNGQSGFIEYDYQGEGRLSSFIPIDEIEGAIFAQIPSAEAYNANAKVLRQIIILSIIVLLVLVTIIAFYIRTNLVKPIVNYGEQMRKVSDGNLDVELEIERQDELGRLGHIFNQMVKDLKNMVHSIKETSNQVTETSEHLEESSREVGNTSEQVAISIQEVATGADQQAKNVEGVSNNIQQLAEGIEELDTNNQEVEVLTKDMNQVTAEGTEKMDKLNNQMHQIVKSMREVAADISELESISQEIGSIIDIINNISEQTNLLALNAAIEAARAGEAGRGFSVVADEIRDLAEESSSSADKIKKLIDEVTVTTESVGKEMKSSEKEILNGEELVDSASSTFKEIKNTLAKINEGMKKSAKIVTDSNQFSKKISNNAQNIAGISQETSASAEEVAAASEEQTASVEEVSSIANELAERASQLEQLIEKFDV; encoded by the coding sequence GTGATTTTTTTGAAAAAAGAAGAAAGTTTTTTATCTTTCTCAGAAAATATTAAACTTAGTAAAAGTTTAAGCACTAAAATAATAGCAATAATTGCTTTAGTTATTATTTTAGGTATGGGGGGCCTGGGATATTCAATTAATAAAACAGTAAATGAAGAAATAACTGAGTTGGCTCGTGAAAGAAATAACGGTATTGCAGAAAAGATGGAAGCTGAAATAAGTTCTTTTTTACAAGAAAAAAAGGCAGTAATTGATTTTTTAGCTACTCAATCAGAAGTTAAAAATGCCAGTTCAAAAGAATTATTAGTGCTATTAAATTCTGTAGTAGAAAATTATGATGAATTTCAAAATTTATATTTAGGAACACCAGCTGGTGAGATGATGATAGCACCTGAAGATAATTTACCTGCAGATTATGATCCAAGAGTTAGACCTTGGTATAAAAATGCCCAAAAAACAGATCAAGCTGTTTGGACTGATACTTATCGGGATGCTGGTAGTGGAAATTTAATAATTTCAGTTGCCAAAAAAGTTAGAGATCAAAATGGTGATTTTGTTGGAATTATAGCAGGAGATATCTCTTTAGCTGGAATTAGCAGTTTAGTTGCGACAACTAAAGTTGGTGAAACAGGCTATACGTTTATGATTGATTCAGAAGCTAAATTATTAGCTCATCCAGATCAAAAACTAGTAGCTGATCGCTTTGATGTTAGTCAACTTTTTGATACTTCTGCAGCTACAAATGGTCAATCTGGTTTTATAGAATATGATTATCAAGGAGAAGGCAGACTTAGCTCTTTTATTCCAATTGACGAGATAGAAGGAGCAATTTTTGCTCAAATTCCGTCAGCAGAGGCCTATAATGCTAATGCTAAAGTTTTAAGACAAATAATCATTTTATCGATTATTGTTTTATTAGTTTTAGTAACTATAATTGCTTTTTATATTAGAACAAATCTTGTTAAACCAATTGTTAATTATGGAGAACAGATGCGCAAAGTCTCTGATGGCAATCTAGATGTAGAACTAGAAATTGAGCGACAAGATGAATTAGGTAGATTAGGTCATATTTTTAATCAAATGGTTAAAGACTTAAAAAATATGGTCCATAGTATTAAAGAAACTTCTAATCAGGTGACAGAAACTTCTGAGCATTTAGAAGAAAGTTCAAGAGAAGTTGGTAATACATCAGAACAAGTAGCAATTTCGATTCAAGAAGTTGCGACTGGTGCTGATCAACAAGCTAAAAATGTAGAGGGAGTTTCAAATAATATTCAGCAATTGGCAGAAGGTATAGAAGAACTGGATACTAATAATCAAGAAGTTGAAGTTTTAACTAAAGATATGAATCAAGTAACTGCAGAAGGAACAGAAAAAATGGATAAATTAAATAATCAAATGCATCAAATTGTAAAATCAATGCGTGAAGTTGCTGCAGACATTTCTGAGTTAGAGTCTATTTCTCAAGAAATTGGAAGTATTATTGATATAATTAATAATATTTCTGAACAAACTAATTTATTAGCCTTAAATGCTGCTATTGAGGCTGCTAGAGCAGGAGAAGCTGGTCGAGGCTTTTCAGTAGTGGCTGATGAAATTAGAGATTTGGCAGAAGAATCTTCTTCTTCAGCAGATAAAATCAAAAAATTAATAGATGAAGTAACTGTTACAACTGAGTCAGTTGGAAAAGAAATGAAAAGCAGTGAAAAAGAAATTTTAAATGGAGAAGAATTAGTTGATTCAGCTAGTTCTACTTTTAAAGAAATTAAAAATACCTTAGCTAAAATAAATGAAGGTATGAAAAAATCAGCTAAAATTGTTACAGATAGTAATCAATTTAGTAAAAAAATATCTAATAATGCTCAGAATATTGCTGGGATTTCTCAAGAAACTTCAGCCTCAGCAGAGGAAGTAGCTGCTGCTAGTGAAGAACAAACAGCTTCAGTTGAAGAAGTTTCTTCTATTGCAAACGAACTGGCAGAAAGAGCATCTCAATTAGAACAATTAATAGAAAAGTTTGATGTTTAG